The nucleotide sequence GCCTTTGCCTTTTTACTAAGATACAAAAACAACGACAATGACTTAAGCTTTAGTTTAAATGAAATTTATACTCTAGAAGAAGCAAAGGAAAATGAGCTAAAATCTTTTAGTAAGAAAAAAAGCTTTGCAAAAAAAGAAAATAAAGAAGAATTTACCCAAGAGCCTATGAAATTTGAAGAAAATATCATAGAACTTGATATTAACAAGCTTAGCAAAGATATGGTGTATGAAATTTATGATCTAGCTAATACAAGGCATAACCCAAAAGATACTAATAACAAAAAGCTTGTGCTAAAAGTACTTGATATGGGTAGTTGCTTGCTTTATCATACAAATTTTGTTCTCTCGCAAGAAGCTATGGATGTGATAGCTCAAAAATGTAAAGGTTAAAATATAGACACTAAAAGTCCATTTTATATAGTATAATTATATCAATACAATATAAAAAGGATAAAAAATGGCTTTAGCGGTTGAGACTATTCAAGATTATACCATCCAAAAAGGTAAAAAATCTTTTTGGATGTGTTTTAACATTCCAAATAATGATTTTCATGTCAATAAAACAAAACATAGTGATTTGTTTGACAAAGACAAGACAGATTATAAAGCTAGAGATGAATTTTTAGCTTTTATGAAAGAAAATTTTCCAAAAACAAAACTAACTATGGTATTTGATACGGCTCCGGTGGGGTATTTGTTGTATCCTTATTTGGGTAGTCTTGCTGTTGATTGTGAGGAAAATGATGAGGTTTATAAGGCTATAAACAAAAAATACGAAGATGAAAATTGCATGCCAAAATCCATGAATGCAGTTTTTTGGGAAATGAGCCTTGAAGTAGCTAAAGAACTACATGAGGCTAGGAAATTTGATTATGAAAATTTTTAAAGGTAAAAAATGCAAATACAAACTTATGTAAAAGAAGCTTTAGACAAAGCAGAGGTAATCATCATCACAGCTGGAGCTGGCATGGGAGTAGATAGTGGTTTGCCTGATTTTAGAGGAAAAGATGGTTTTTGGAGGGCTTATCCGCATTTGCAAAAACTAGACATAGACTTTGAACGCATGGCTAATCCTACAAATTTTTATACAAACGCACAGCTTGCTTGGGCTTTTTATGGACATAGATTTAAATTATACAAAGATACTAAGCCACATAAAGGTTATGAGATACTTTTAAAACTTGCAAAAAGCAAACAAGATTATTATGTCGTTACGACTAATGTAGATGGACATTTTAAAAAGGCTGGTTTTGATGAGAATAAAATTTATGAATTTCATGGAAATATAAATTACTTGCAATGTTTTAATTATGCATGCGGTGATTTGATCTGGCAAATGCAGGAGGAATTAGATATAGATATGGAAAATTTTAAAGCCTTATCTTTGCCAAAATGTCCTAGGTGTCAAGGTTTGGCAAGACCAAATATCTTGATGTTTAATGATGGTAGTTTTAATGATAGCCGTTATTTCTTACAAAAGCAAAGTTATAAAAACTGGCTTAAACCCTTAGAGGATAAAAATATCTTGCTTATAGAGCTTGGAGCTGGTAAGGCTGTACCTAGTATGCGTATGTTTGGCGAGGATTTTTGTAAAAAAAGCAAAGCTAGAACACTTTTAAGGATCAATCCAAATGAGTGTGATTTTCCAAAGTTTTTTAGAAATGGCATAGGGCTTAAGATGAAAGCTTTGGAAGCTTTGGAAATGATAGATAGCTTGATATAATAAGCTTAAAATTTAGAAAGGCTATAAATGAGTGGTGAAAATACAAAAGTAAAATCTTGCGTTGTAAGTTTGAAAGAGTTGGTGTGTGGTAAAGTAGATAGTAAAAATGATCAAAAAACAGATATATTTTTAAAAGAAGGTTTTTCTTTAAACATACCTGATTATCAACGCCCTTATGCTTGGGGTATAGAGCAAGTTAAAATTCTCTTGAAGTAATCAAAGATAAAGCCTTAGGCTTTATCTTTTCATAAATTTAGCAAGGACTTTATTTTTGCTTCTTATCTTACGAAAATACTCTTTTGATAAGATATCTTTTAAAATTTTAGCATTGTTATAGCTTAGCTTGGTTTTTCTTTGTATGTAAGAAATAGCTTTATTTGCTAAATTTTTCTCTCTTGATTTTTTTATCAAAGCCTTATCTAAAGTAGCTATCTTAGGCATGTTTTTGATAAATTCTAGATACTCTTCTTTGCTTTCAAAGGGAGAATCTTCAAAACTAAATGGAACCTGACTTGGTATTTTTTTCTTTTTCATTTTTTCCTCCATATTTTTAAAATGATATTCTAGCATAAAATATAGACAATCTTAGTCTATAAAATTCTAATATAATTTCATTTTACAAAGGAAAGTGATGAAAGAAGTTAGGATTGTTATCGATGATGAATTTGATCATGTAAGAGATTTTCAAAATGACTTTGCAGCGGTAAAAAAAGCTGGTAAGTATAGCTTTATAAATAAAAATGGAGAATTAATTTGTGATTTTTTATATGATGAGGTTTTAAATTTTAGTCAAAATTTAGCAGGTGTTATGATAAATGACAAATGGGGTTTTATAGATACTAAGGCTAAGGTGGTAGTGGATCTTGTATATGATGATGTTTGTAGTTTTTCAAATGATTATGCACTTTTGCGACAAGGAGATGAAAATATCATCATAGATACTCAAGCAAATATCATTTTAAAGACTGAATATGATGGCATTATAAGACTTAGTAATAGGCTTTTTAAGATCAAAAAAGGCGATGTGTTTGCATTGATCGACCAGAATGGAAATTTTTTAAGTGATTTTGAGTTTTTAAGTATAAAAAGACTAAATGAAAAATTATTTTTATGCAAGCAAAAGATCAATGGTAAGGTTAAATGCGGAGTTTTGAATGAATTTGCAAAGCTTGTTTTAGAGGCTAAATTTGATGATATTAGTTTGATAAATGATGAGTATTTGCTAGTGTTTGATGGGTTTTTGTATGGTTTGTTTGATGTAAATTTAAATTGTATTTTTGATCCTATGTATAAGGATGTGAAATTTATATCCAAAGATATGATCAAAGTCAGGGTAGGGACTAAATATACTTTAGTAGATAAAAACAAAAATGAGCTTAGTAAGAATAGTTTTGATTTTATGAAGATTATTGATGATGAGCTTGTTTTGTTTTTAGAAAATTCTAAATTTGGTTTCATGGATCAAAATGGGATGTTAATTTGTGAAGCTAAATTTGATGAAGTTGGAGAATTTGTTGGTGGATTAGCTTGTGTAAAGATAGCTAACAAATACGGCTTTATAGATAAAAATGCCAAAATCATTATCGATGTGATGTATGATGAGCTTAGGTTTTTTAGTGAGAATTTAGCAGCCTTTTGTGTAGAAGGAAAATGGGGTTTTATCAATACAAAAGGAAAAACCATCATAGAAGCAAAATACGATGATGTAAGTAACTTTAGCGAAGGTTTAGCTGTAGTAAAAAAAGATGGTAAATACGGCTATATTAATAAAAAAGGAAAAATCATCATAGAAGCAAAATACGATGAGGCAAATAGCTTTAGCGAAGGCATAGTAAGTGTAAAAAAAGACAATAGATATTTTTTGATCAATCAAAATGATGAGATACTTTGTGAGCATGAGTATGAGTATATGTCTTGTTTTAGCTGTGGTTTGGCATTAGTTTTAACAAGTGATGGTTTTATTTATGTGGATAAAAATGCAAATATTGTTATAAAAGAGCATTTTGATGAGGCGTTTGATTTTAAAGAAGGTTTAGCACAAGTTTGTATAGATAATCAATGGGGTTTTATTAACACAAATGGAGAATTTGTGCTTGATTTGCAGTTTGAAAATGTAAATGATTTGGGCAATGGAATTTATGAGCTTAGTAAAAACGGACATAAATTTTACTTAGAATACAACGGAAAAATAACCCTTAATCCTTTCTCTCAAAGACAAATTGCATGTATAAGTAAGGATATAGGCTGGAAAATTTTAAGGTTACTAGAGTTGAAAGAGTAAAGGAAAAATATGCGAGGAAATAATCTTAATGAAATGATAAGAATTTATGATAAATACATGTCTATTTATGGAGATAGCGATGTGTTTAGACTAGATGATGATGATTTGTTGTATGCAAGTGAAATTTTAAATAAAGGAGGATTTTTTTGTTATGATGAGAAAATAGTTGATAGAGAGTATGATTTGATGTGTTATTTTGCTGTGATATTTTTACCTAAAAATGATCTAGCAAAACACGCTATTAAAATTTTAGAAACTTTAGAGAAAAATAGAGTTGGAGAACACATGAAATTTTGGCTTTGTGATGATGAAAATTACGCTAAAATAAAAATTATTAGTTTATATATGGAAAGGAAATAAATATGGAAGATTTAAAAGATTTTCTTGATAAATTTGCTTCTTTTAAAAAAGAGCGTATGCAAGAAAGAAAAAGATTGGGCAAAAATGACTACAATCCTTTATTGAATGTTTTGCCTGCTCATGATGAGGTGAATTTGCATAGTGGAATTTTAAAATCTTTACTTGATCCTAGTGAGAATCATGAACAAGGAAAGTTATTTTTAGATTTATTTTTAAATGAGATAGGATTAAAAGAATGGTTTGGAGAAAGTGATGATGTAAAAGTCTTAAAAGAATATAAAAATATAGATATTTATATACATAATGGCACCAAACACATTATACTAGAAAATAAAATTGGTGCAGGAGATCAAAATAAGCAAATTGCTAGGTATATAGATACATTAAATAATGGAAAAAAGAAAGATATCGCGGTGATTTTTCTTACTCCATATGGCGATAGAGGTCCTAGTAAGAAAAGTTTAGATGAATGGGAGATAGAAAACACTAAAAACGGATTATTCTTAAAAAAAGGCGACGATAAAGTGCTATATAGACAAATTTCTTATGAAGTAGAAATTTTAACTTGGTTAAAAAAATCTCAAGAAAAGGTTAAAAATTTATGCAGTTTAAGTCAAGCTATAGAATTTTACAAAGATGCTATAAATAATGTCATAGGTAATGGTAGTGATATAATAAGCTTTTTAAAAGAAAAAAGTAAAAATTTTGACTCTAAATTACTTGAATTATTATTTCAAGATTTAATTAGTAAAGAATCAAAATTATTGCCAAAAATATCAATGTATGAAAGAGATTATATTATCAATAAGTTTTTAGAAGAAACTTGCAAAGATTTTAATGATTTTAGCATTGATAATGGCTCAAGCTATATTCAATTTATACTCAAACCAGAGAATTTAAGTAATAATGATGTGTATTTTGCTTTTGCTTGGTTTGATACCACAAATTCTAAAAATTGGAAAAATTTTGGAATCAGACTTATAGGTGATATATCACAAGGAGATAGAGAAAAAATTCAAGAGAAAATACCTAAATTTAACGGATACACTTTATCTAATTATATAGTTTTTGATGAAAAATCTACAGCAGAAACAATACGAGATTTTATTAAAAAAAATAAAGAAAAAATCAAAGAATTAAATGAAAAATTAAACGGAGTAAAAAACAATGAAAACACGTGATATTTTACTAGAAAAATGGAATGATTTTCATAAAAACTTATGTAGAGAATTTATCCATCATGAAGTTTTTAACAATTACAATGTAATAGAAGCTTTAAAAGAAAGTGAAAATTATCATTGTGAAGTAAAAACCATAGATGAAGAGATAGTACTAAATCCGCAAGCTAAAATTCATATTTTAAGTTTTAAGCTCAGTGATGATAGAAAACTAAAAATAATCAATCAGTTTTTAAAAAACAATAAATACACAGGATGTTATTATGATGTCTTTTATACAAATGAGGCAAATGTGTATGAGGTTTTAAAAATCGAATTTTAATCCATAGCTTTAAGCTATGGATTAAGCTTTTAAAATTTTTATCATGGTTAAATTTACAGCATTCTAGTAAGGCTTGATGGAGAGCTTTTTTTATTTTCACTTATATTTTGCATAGCTTCAAAACTTTGCATAGCTTCGCTTTTGTTATGGATTAAATTTAAATTTTTATAAGCTTGCTTTATATCAGGATTAAAGCTAGTAAAACTTTTTTATAAAACTTCCTTGCATTTTATAATGATTTTTATTAAAAAAGGTATCATAAGATCTTTGACATTTTTTTCTATATTTAACAAATGCTCGCAAAATTTAGGAAAAGCAAGTGCTAAATTTCTTATAACACCTTTTTCAAAGCTTGCATTATAAGCAAGCACGCAAACATTTTAAATTAATTTAGGTTTTTTAGTTTTAATTCTTCGCCTTTTTTAAGTAAAAATAAATTCGTATCAAATTTTAATATCTCACTATAACAACAATTTTCATCTACATCTTCAAAACCTATGTAATCATATCCAACACCCTTAATAAGATCCAAGACAACATCATACTCTGTTTCTA is from Campylobacter sp. CNRCH_2014_0184h and encodes:
- a CDS encoding SIR2 family NAD-dependent protein deacylase, which gives rise to MQIQTYVKEALDKAEVIIITAGAGMGVDSGLPDFRGKDGFWRAYPHLQKLDIDFERMANPTNFYTNAQLAWAFYGHRFKLYKDTKPHKGYEILLKLAKSKQDYYVVTTNVDGHFKKAGFDENKIYEFHGNINYLQCFNYACGDLIWQMQEELDIDMENFKALSLPKCPRCQGLARPNILMFNDGSFNDSRYFLQKQSYKNWLKPLEDKNILLIELGAGKAVPSMRMFGEDFCKKSKARTLLRINPNECDFPKFFRNGIGLKMKALEALEMIDSLI
- a CDS encoding DUF262 domain-containing protein, with amino-acid sequence MSGENTKVKSCVVSLKELVCGKVDSKNDQKTDIFLKEGFSLNIPDYQRPYAWGIEQVKILLK
- a CDS encoding WG repeat-containing protein, with amino-acid sequence MKEVRIVIDDEFDHVRDFQNDFAAVKKAGKYSFINKNGELICDFLYDEVLNFSQNLAGVMINDKWGFIDTKAKVVVDLVYDDVCSFSNDYALLRQGDENIIIDTQANIILKTEYDGIIRLSNRLFKIKKGDVFALIDQNGNFLSDFEFLSIKRLNEKLFLCKQKINGKVKCGVLNEFAKLVLEAKFDDISLINDEYLLVFDGFLYGLFDVNLNCIFDPMYKDVKFISKDMIKVRVGTKYTLVDKNKNELSKNSFDFMKIIDDELVLFLENSKFGFMDQNGMLICEAKFDEVGEFVGGLACVKIANKYGFIDKNAKIIIDVMYDELRFFSENLAAFCVEGKWGFINTKGKTIIEAKYDDVSNFSEGLAVVKKDGKYGYINKKGKIIIEAKYDEANSFSEGIVSVKKDNRYFLINQNDEILCEHEYEYMSCFSCGLALVLTSDGFIYVDKNANIVIKEHFDEAFDFKEGLAQVCIDNQWGFINTNGEFVLDLQFENVNDLGNGIYELSKNGHKFYLEYNGKITLNPFSQRQIACISKDIGWKILRLLELKE
- a CDS encoding PD-(D/E)XK nuclease family protein, whose translation is MEDLKDFLDKFASFKKERMQERKRLGKNDYNPLLNVLPAHDEVNLHSGILKSLLDPSENHEQGKLFLDLFLNEIGLKEWFGESDDVKVLKEYKNIDIYIHNGTKHIILENKIGAGDQNKQIARYIDTLNNGKKKDIAVIFLTPYGDRGPSKKSLDEWEIENTKNGLFLKKGDDKVLYRQISYEVEILTWLKKSQEKVKNLCSLSQAIEFYKDAINNVIGNGSDIISFLKEKSKNFDSKLLELLFQDLISKESKLLPKISMYERDYIINKFLEETCKDFNDFSIDNGSSYIQFILKPENLSNNDVYFAFAWFDTTNSKNWKNFGIRLIGDISQGDREKIQEKIPKFNGYTLSNYIVFDEKSTAETIRDFIKKNKEKIKELNEKLNGVKNNENT
- a CDS encoding DUF2779 domain-containing protein — its product is MLAYNASFEKGVIRNLALAFPKFCEHLLNIEKNVKDLMIPFLIKIIIKCKEVL